One Littorina saxatilis isolate snail1 linkage group LG12, US_GU_Lsax_2.0, whole genome shotgun sequence genomic region harbors:
- the LOC138982312 gene encoding S-acyl fatty acid synthase thioesterase, medium chain-like → MSRPKKFMNCRYPHPEASHRLICFPWAGGGSNFYAAWGSQLPPNIEVHGITLGGRESRFRDKPCSSAQETVAEIASIIATDFTDRPFIFFGHSMGCLLAHETAVLLKKVYGRQPEHLYLSGVSAPHTKTRRESVTDLEGVTDEEFQEHLKGLGGTPPEILENPELLKVFLPALKADYTIVSQIVYERPKGKPALSCPITFFDGVDDDEHDYDGWKELTSGPFKLYKMPGGHFYLKDVHNYLRILENVRRDFPLAFGC, encoded by the exons ATGAGCCGTCCCAAGAAGTTCATGAACTGTCGCTACCCGCATCCCGAGGCCTCGCATCGCCTCATCTGTTTCCCATGGGCCGGAGGTGGCTCCAACTTCTATGCTGCCTGGGGCAGTCAGCTTCCCCCCAACATTGAAG TCCACGGCATCACGCTAGGAGGGAGAGAGTCCCGGTTCAGAGATAAGCCATGTTCGTCAGCACAGGAGACAGTAGCAGAAATCGCCTCCATTATAGCCACAGACTTTACCGACAGACCTTTCATCTTTTTTGGACACAG TATGGGGTGCTTGCTTGCCCACGAGACGGCGGTGTTACTGAAGAAGGTCTACGGGAGACAACCCGAACACTTATACCTGTCAGGTGTGTCCGCCCCGCAT ACGAAGACGCGACGTGAGAGTGTGACAGACCTAGAAGGCGTGACGGACGAAGAATTCCAGGAACACCTGAAAGGTTTAG GAGGTACACCGCCAGAAATCCTGGAGAACCCAGAACTGTTGAAAGTCTTCCTTCCTGCCTTGAAAGCGGACTACACAATAGTCAGCCAGATAGT CTACGAGCGACCCAAAGGAAAGCCCGCTCTGTCCTGTCCAATCACGTTCTTCGATGGCGTGGATGATGACGAGCATGACTATGACG GTTGGAAAGAACTGACCAGCGGCCCCTTCAAGCTGTACAAGATGCCCGGCGGTCACTTCTACCTGAAGGACGTCCACAACTACCTCCGGATCCTGGAAAACGTTCGCCGTGACTTTCCTCTCGCCTTTGGCTGTTAG